In the Mastacembelus armatus chromosome 16, fMasArm1.2, whole genome shotgun sequence genome, GCCTTCTTTACGGACACACTCCaggagctgcagaaaaaaaaaacaccacaacaaatcaaaaacatttaatttccaGCTGTTCACCTGTGACCTTTAACCCACAGCTGGTTATTGTGACAGAAGCACAGAGACCACAAGGAGAGAGAGTAAATCAAATGTTAGCGTGTACCTGAGTGACAACAGCATTGATGTCTCCCAGGAGAGCAACACAGGGCCTCACATTATTCCCCATCTCCTCAGGGCAAAGGTCAACCTGCATAAAGAGGTTATGTTACTACAGGGCGACACAGGGCAGGAGATGTGCTGAAATAGACTCTTAGCTCATTTATGCTCATTTATTCCAAATTTATACACTTGTCACTGATGTTACACAAACGTAGAGCATCATAACTGGTCATACCTGGATGAATTTGACATCGGGGTCAAATCTTGGTGGGAGACCAAAGTGCAGAATCCAGTTGAGCCTGGCTCCAAGAAGAAGCACGACATCTGCCTGGAGAAGTGCCCTTGGCAGCAGAACCACAGAGCAGGAGGGGAGGCAAAGGTGAGAGACAAACATTCATTTGTGTTGAAtctaatttcattcatttaatttaaaaaataattcaaagatCTTTCATGATGTGCAAGTCTTCAGACGTTCTTTGGCTGAGGTGCTGCCATAACACTCACCTTGAGCGGGCGGCAGCCACACAGTTGGCGTGATCATCGGGCAGCACCCCTTTCCCCATGGGGGTCGGCAGGAACGGCAAACCGGCCATTTCCACAAACTCTCTTAGAGCATTTTCTGCACGACCATGTGCTGCTCCTGTTCAGGCAGGATCACACATATCATCACCTGATTTACTCATAATGGAGGAAATGTCGGCTTCTGGCCAACTCTGCTGGTTTTGACGTTACCTTTGCCAACAATGACTATGGGTCTTTTTGCTGCCTTCAAGACAGACACTGCTTCTGTGATCGCGCCGTGGTCAGCCAAGGCGACTGGTGGAGGTGGACAGCAGGACACCACCCTGCAGGACAAAGAACAGCTGCTCAGCTGGAATCACAGATTTGTGCAGATAGTTTCAACCTGCAGAGATGACGACCAACCTGACTTTGCTCCTGTCTACTGTAGCGTTGACCATGTCCCCTGCAATGTCCACATAACAAGCTCCCGGACGCCCATACATGCTGGAACGAACTGCCTATGagcatttaaacacaaaaacactttaaatcaCATGTTAATAAGCTCAGACTGCACAAATATCTCACTCAGGTAGCCTTCACCTTCTCGATCACGGAGGGGATGGCTTCCAGACTGCTGGGTCTGGCAGAGAACTTGCTGTATAGGCGACACGCCTCCACCTACAGTAAATACAAGCAGCGTCACCTTAGGGAGGCCTCAACACGCGTCAGGCCAAAAGATGGTGTGCGTTACCTGAGGAAACTCCTGAAAGGCTCCTGCTGTTTCTTGGTTCCGGTCTGAGGATCCCCCGATAACAACCACAGGCCTGCACGATGGAAACAGACACTTCATGGACTCTGATGCATCTATGAACTGATGGCACGTTTCAAATCCAGGCGTAAACACATACCAGCAATTCATGTTGGCGTTGGCCATCCCACCCAGAGCATGGATGAGTCCAGGTCCAGACACCACCAGACAGGCACCTGGTCTGGATTCGTTTAACCACAGGGAACAGGTAAAGGTGAGTGAGGCACAAAGCAGCCCAGCAGCCGCTCACATTGGGTGTTCAGTCTTACCTGCCGGTGAGGTATCCAATGACAGACGCTGCATAACAAGCCTGTTGGGGGGGTCAGGACGCATTTTGAGTCAAAATGGTTTTTAACAGCCTGGCTCAGTAACGAAAAGCGTCTTACCGCCTGCTCGTTGCGCATTCCCACATATCTGATCCCTGCAGCCTGAGCAGCCATGGCCACCTCGATGACAGGAACCCCCACTATCCCAAACATGTAGTCCACTCTCTGCGGGGACACACAAACCTCTAAACCAGCTTTACTGGACTTGGCAGCGCCGCGCGTGGACTTTGACGCGCGTTTGCCGCGTGGTTGTGGCTAAGTAAGGTAAAGGTGAGTCCAGGTGTCCGGTTCACCGGTCTGCTCCTGGTCTTACCTGAGCGCTCAGAGACTCGGCAATCAGCTGGGCTCCTGTCACTTCGTCCATGGTTCTGGTTCCGTTCAAACTATGGCCACCAAAATAAAACCCCTGCAACCAAATACCTGCCCCCTGGACCCGCCCCGTTTCTATCACTTCCTAGCTGTTGGCCAATCACAGGGGGTTGACCACTTAAAGGACCATTACACATTTTCTTCATACGTACAGACCCGTACGTCATTTTAATTCTCAATAATCCCTCACTTTAAAGGGTTTATTAAAGAAATGTGCTGGCTCCAtccagaaaaatggaaaaattatttttaaataatgaggCCTAATGATTAATAATTACCTGAAGGCTACTGTCTCTTTCATCATCGATTAATCAGttgattttcttgattaattGATCATATTGTGCTTTTCCTCCTCAGACGTCAAAATGTCTTCAACCCATTTCAGAAGTGTCATGTTTTCAACAGaatccataaaaaaaaaccacatgCTCGATATTAAATAACTCATTTCTTTATTACTCATAAAATATACAGCAATCTCATTACTGAAAGAATTCATCGAAGCTTTGAATTCACAGTCATAATTTCTATGTACATGCTAGACTCACCCTTCTTAAAGaaaatttaagaaaaagaaaaaaaaaatctcttccGCTCTGGAGACAGCAGACGTATTGTACATATCCAGTTGAGAGGATGTCTCAGCAGACTGAGAAGGGCAGTACTGAATCATTGTGAGATCAAgtggtttctttttttaagttaaagCAAGCAAAACCTgtcaacaaacactgacatgagaGCAAGAAAAGCATCATCTGTCTTATCATTGGTTTACAGTGTTTCACCTCACAGAGCGGAGCCTCCGATACCTCAGTACGGGACCAGTGCTTCCACAAATGTCTCATTACTTACCTAGAGTGCACCCCTGTACTTTCACAGCTGCCTCTACACCCCATCTTTCCTCAGTAACTAAAGAAGGCACAAAATGAACACATAAATAGGAACCGAAAAGTACACAAATAATTTATTCTTGAAAGACTAAACTGCAATGAACAGGTCAATATACAAAGGTGAGGTTGATCAACTTAGAAATCGCTTGGAGCACagatcaatttttttttaatcaggtcAGGAAGTCTGATTTCTTCCCCCAGTGGATACGGATTTTAAGACATGAACATGAGTATACAAAAACGTTTTGAtctcaaaaataaatgattttccCCTTCAATCACTTCAGACCTGAAGTGCATTCTGACAGATGTAGTGTGTGGATATCAACCTTCTTTAAAGTCTCCCAAAAAATGATAACAGGCTTTTCCCCACCACAGCAATCACAAAAATTCTCATTCATTTACACAGTTAAAACTGGGTTAAAATGCATCCATGTCTTTTGGTCCCTGTTGGTTTAGTTCTCTGATGTGCTACCGCCACTGTTCAGCATATTATTGCCTTACAAACGTCGCTGTCCGTCCAACTAGTACAGTTTTTAGCAGTGGTGCTAAAGCAGCGGCTACTGAGGTCCAGTATCAGCTGGAAGGACACCTTGTGCTGCATGAGGTCGCAATAAGTATGGGCCAACCTGCTGCACCTCCTCCCTCACTTGCTCTCTTGTGGTGGTGGGGGCTCTTAAGGCTCATGTGGGGGATTATCACATCTTCTGCCCTCCCAGGCTGGCGgtaggggatttttttttttaagacacagtgtgtgtgtttctgcatttatCACTTCCGCCTGTCCCTCAGTACGTCTCTGAATCCGAGTCGTTCAGCTCCTCGTCCTTGTAGAAGCCGTCGTGATGGCTGATGTTGTTGAAGCTGCAGTAGGAGCCGTGCTCACCACGCAGCGTGGGCAGGCTGTCGAACGTAACACTCTTGGAAGGGCTGGTGGTATAGTGGTTAATGGCACTGAAAGGGAGGGCGGGTGTCGGGGTGCAGGGAGACACAGGCATCATGGTGGCCATGATGAGGGCTAGACAGTCTGCCACATCTTTGTTGGGGGCACAAGCCAAGGCAGGTGTGTAACCTGAAACAATGACATTGCACCAGTGTTGGATATTCAGTGAGAGTAAGTTTCAGTTGAATGAAATGAATCAgcaagttggaaaacaagcaggacagtggacctgcAGGAACATGGGGTGGACACCCAGGTGTtagatatttttgtgtgtgtgtgaatttaaaaacaaatcatcttcTTACAAGTTATAAACTACATGTTTGTACATCAGTTCTATGCATATTAACAATATTAACAGCTACAATATCTGAAGTGCAGCATTATTTAAAcctggaaaataaaagcagcctGACAGGCGTctaatgttatttatttctgtggGTGACCGATTGTTTCTGATGCTGCTATGCAGGATGCATGTTTTAGTGTCACTTCCCATTGTagcataaaagaaaaatgttacagTGAATTTACCGTTTTCATCAACTGCAAGCACACTGGCTCCCTTTGCAAGCAGCTCCTGCACCACCACCGTCAGACCGTTTCTTGCTGCCACATGTAGAGGccttaaaaacaaagataaaacttGGATTGTTGAACCCACCGCAGACATTCACACAAACTGCAACCTATTCCCTCACTCAGATTCAGCAAGAGATAAGAGGCACTGATGTAAAGCCAGTGGTAACGTACGTCTGTAAGGCGGCGTTCGTGGCATTTATGAGGTTTCTGTCTGTAATCTTCTCCAATATCAACAAGGCACTGGTTTCATGTCCCTGTAGAAAACAGGACGATGAatatcaaacaaacacatacaataaCTTAAACTGGAAATGTTCAGTAAATGGTTTATTATATGGTGAAACCCACCTTACTGCAGGCCAGGTGAAGTGCGGTGTTCTTCGCAGCGTCCTGCAGCGTGAGATCAGCTTTTGCACTGCTGACCAGCAGTTCTAGGAGTGAGAGTGAGAAGATAAAGTGAATTCAAAACAGCACTAAATATTGTATAATTTCCCAGGCTGCTAGTCGAAGCAGAGAAGCATTCGTACCGACAGCGTTAGTCTGGCCGTTCTCAGCAGCCATCATGAGTGGGGTCTTCCCCGTGGCGTCGACACTGTTGACCTGAGCGTTGtggctcagcagcagctggagacaCTCCACATGGTCAGTGAAGGCTGCTGCATGCAGCGGTGTCCTGCAGAAACAACACCAGAATTCAAGTCACCATAACAAGTACGGCACAGTATCAGGTGCTTTAAAAAACTCTGGAGGATGTTTCATCTGAAAAGCACGTACctgtttttactgtctttggATGTGACGATGGCAGGGCCCAAAGTGTCTATCAGCATCTCGGCAGCACCTTCATTGTCACGGATCCTACGCAGAGAAAGCAGAATCACTTAATTTGTGTACAGGTtgtgttctcacacacacatactctgaTAGAAACAGGGCTCTTACACAGCACAGTGGAGGGGGCTGAAAGAATTGCCTTCGGCCTTGTGAAAAACCTTTTGTTCCAGCAGAACTTCCACACACGTGTCGTGCcctgcaggagagaaaggaTATCTCAGGGTTCTCCTAAACTATTAACCCTCTCAAGTCCTTAAGGTCTCAACATTTAAAGTGCATGCATAAAGAAACTCCATAAAAGAACAAcataaagaaacatgaaaaaatatgcaTGACTACTTTAAACATACACTTGTGTAAGCATACGTTACTAAGCATCCAATGTGCATTTCTTGAACTAAAGGGAGGGGTCCGTAAAGCCTCATGTCTGTACCATTGTAGCAGGCCCAGTGCAGTGGGGTGTAGCCTTGGTTGTCTGTTAAAACAGGGAGTGTTTCCACTGATTGGGCAGCATGCAGCAGGCCCCCCAGCACTTCAATGTGTCCACATGCTGCTGCCAGGTGAATCGGTGTGCGCCCTTTGCAGTCCCGCACCAGGAAGTTGGCACTATGCTGAAGCAAGGCCTCCACACATTCCTCATGGCCCGTCACTGCCTACGGAGAGCAAACAGTACATTTAGTGTTATTACCCTGAATGACAATGCCTTTCCTAAGACTTGATGAGAGCTGCCTAATGTCCTGCAGAAAAGCTGCATCACTTCACAACTGATCCAGGTGACTGGCTGACATTGGGGAGAAACAATATCCATATTAACTTATAACCTTTCTCAACCATATAATCAGAgcaaaaatgtgaatgaaaaacaacatgtgtCTGGTGACATCTCCTTACTCCTCTATGCAGGGCCGTCCTGCCCCACTTGTCTTTGGCTTCTACATTGGCTCCTTTATTTAGTAGAGAAtacacacagtctgtgtgtCCACTCAGGACTGACAGCATCAGAGGGGTTCTAAGAGGTAACAAACAATAACATCAGCAAATGACTGTAGAATTTAAgggacagaagaaaaacaaatgacaaactgCTTTTACTTACTGTCCATTCCCATCTTGAATGTCTACTGCACTTTGAAGATCAGCATTTCCGATCAGCAAACGCAAACATTCTGAATGACCATTGGTAGCTGCAGGATGATGCGTTTGAGTGATCCATTAGTGGGGATTGTTACACTGCATTATTAAACTGACATTTAAATTCATGGGCCGTGTGACCTCCAGGAGCATACCTGCAGCGTGGATGGGGGTTCGCTTCAAAGTGAAGTCTTTGACCAGGATGGAGGCTCCCTGGTTGATTAGGACATCCACACACTCCACATGGCCTTTAAAGGCAGCCAGGTCTAGGGGTGTTCGCCCTTGGCTGTCTTTCACATCAAGATCCAGTAGAGACTGCACCAGAACCTCCAGAGCATGGTGGTGACCATGGTATGCCTGAAATATTAATTTACCAAGAGCAGGTCAACATTAAAAAGCTTTTAGATCAACACAAATGTTCTCAGGACACATTACTCACAGCGAGATGCAGGGGGCTGACGGGGGCTCGGACATCTGTGTCATTCAGGATGTCTGTCCCTGAGGTTTCCATTAGCTGAACAAACCAGGTGCACAAGTTAGAAACCGCTTCACCATGGAGCTAAGAACTACAAAGCTACTTGACTTGTGGCCGAGTTCATACATCAGAAACTGTAATACgcaacaaagaaaaatacaaattctTCTCACCACATCTAGAGGTGTTTCACTTGCAATCTGCAAAAGAGAGTGGGAGAAGACATGGTGCATCAATATATGGCgacacagaaatacagagatGCTGACTGTTATGTGGAATGTGGTGTGAAGTTCTCACCAGCTCCAGACAGAGGCGATGTCCGTACGCTGAGGCATAGTGCACAGCATTGTAGCCCTGATTGTCCCGGATCCCTGGATTTGCATCATTTCGCAGTAAATATTCCAGGCACCTGCAGACACAACAAAGAGGTTGTAGTCAAGGTAACAACGTCTTTGAAGTCCTGAAATGTTCCTCATTTCACCAGGGAGCTTTTATCCTTCAAACACAACCTGTGCCTCCCACGCAGCAACGACATCTCTTATGAGATTGAATTTTCAAAGTGTTACTCACTTTCCATCTGTGTCGGAGGCAGCAGCGTAGTGGAGGGGAGTGCAGCCCCGCTCGTCCAGGTCATTGACACTGGCCCCAGACCCCACCAGAGCAAACAAGCACTGGTAGTTGCAATTGGCAGCAGCGTAGTGCAGAGGGGTCCTGGAAAAGCAAACATGGCTCAGTTCACTGTTCAAACTTAACAAAAACCAACAGAGCACAAACCCTTTAGCCACGATTAAACGCTACAAACCTGCCAAAGCTGTCCTTCCTATTGAAATCTGCCCCCGTGTTGAGGAGGAGATTGAGACATTCCAGGTTTCTGATGGGAGATTTGTAAAGTGAAGTGATCAATATGATGATGTAGGTCAGATCTCcatttaattattaaacatAATGTTCAGCTGTCCCACACTCAccctccagcagctgcagcatgtAAACAGGTCCTTCCAAAGTCATCAGGAGTATCAATATCAAAGCCTGCATACCCAGAGTAACGGTTTTAAACAAGAGTCTGCATATTCTGCAGAAACTATATTAGgtgttactgtatatttagatatttatgGAGATATAAAGTTAAGTTACTCACCTGAAGACAGGAGCTTTCGGCAGCAGTCAGAGAATCCACTGAGAGCAGCCAGATGCAACGGGAACATACCATGAATCCCTcgtctgaaaaaataaatcatatcaGTTACGCAAGAGATGATGACACATCTTCTTTGGAAAGGTTCGAAATGAGGCTCTTCCACAATTTGTCAGGTTGCAACAACAGTTGCTGAACAGGGACAAACAGGCTCACTCACTTAGCCGTGTCAGCTCTGTTGGTGATGAGGGTGTTGATGAGGAGCTCGTGTCCGTATCGAGCTGCAATGTGCAGTGGTGTGTTTCCATTCTTATCTTCACAGTCGATCTCAGcaccttaaaaaaataagaagatGAGAAAGCACTTAACTTGTGTTTCTCTGAGAAGCAGTTCTGGGTTTAGTGAgagaaataaaatcaatcaGACTGAACTATTATTTTACAGGAGCTCACCATTCTCAATAATTGCTTGAGACCTAGAGAACCTCCCATGAATGGCCGTCATGTGTAGTGGAGTCTTACCATCTTTActctgcagaaaaaacaaaagcatgctGGTGTCAGAACATACGTCATCATTATGGCTCTCAGCtacaagttaaaaaacaaaacagaaaaaacaggccAAGAATAACTGGGGTATGACTGCACTTGTGACTG is a window encoding:
- the hacl1 gene encoding 2-hydroxyacyl-CoA lyase 1; the protein is MDEVTGAQLIAESLSAQRVDYMFGIVGVPVIEVAMAAQAAGIRYVGMRNEQAACYAASVIGYLTGRPGACLVVSGPGLIHALGGMANANMNCWPVVVIGGSSDRNQETAGAFQEFPQVEACRLYSKFSARPSSLEAIPSVIEKAVRSSMYGRPGACYVDIAGDMVNATVDRSKVRVVSCCPPPPVALADHGAITEAVSVLKAAKRPIVIVGKGAAHGRAENALREFVEMAGLPFLPTPMGKGVLPDDHANCVAAARSRALLQADVVLLLGARLNWILHFGLPPRFDPDVKFIQVDLCPEEMGNNVRPCVALLGDINAVVTQLLECVRKEGWNYPTETEWWSTLKDKITANAKISKALAVQSALPMNYYTVFHHVSQLLPRDCIIVSEGANTMDIGRTMLNNYLPRHRLDAGTFGTMGVGLGFAIAAAVVERTENKGRRVVCVEGDSAFGFSGMEVETMCRYNLPVVIIVVNNNGIYSGVDPGTWREMAKMGDLTSIAPPVSLLPEARYDEIMTAFGGRGFLVRTVEELHSSLQLSLSDWERPSLLNVLIDPSSDRKQQEFPWLTRSNL
- the ankrd28b gene encoding LOW QUALITY PROTEIN: serine/threonine-protein phosphatase 6 regulatory ankyrin repeat subunit A (The sequence of the model RefSeq protein was modified relative to this genomic sequence to represent the inferred CDS: deleted 2 bases in 1 codon) translates to MVVLKIRDQPALLKAIFNVDPDEVRSLIFKKEDVNAQDNEKRTPLHAAAYLGDAEIIELLILSGARVNAKDNKWLTPLHRAVASCSEEAVQVLVKHSADVNARDKNWQTPLHIAAANKAVRCAEALMPLLSNVNVSDRAGRTALHHAAFSGHLEMVRLLLSRGANINAFDKKDRRAIHWAAYMGHIEVVKLLASRGAEVACKDKKSYTPLHAAASSGMISVVKYLLDLGVDINEPNAYGNTPLHVACYNGQDVVVNELIECGANVNQVNEKGFAPLHFTAASRHGALCLELLVCNGADVNIKSKDGKTPLHMTAIHGRFSRSQAIIENGAEIDCEDKNGNTPLHIAARYGHELLINTLITNRADTAKRGIHGMFPLHLAALSGFSDCCRKLLSSGFDIDTPDDFGRTCLHAAAAGGNLECLNLLLNTGADFNRKDSFGRTPLHYAAANCNYQCLFALVGSGASVNDLDERGCTPLHYAAASDTDGKCLEYLLRNDANPGIRDNQGYNAVHYASAYGHRLCLELIASETPLDVLMETSGTDILNDTDVRAPVSPLHLAAYHGHHHALEVLVQSLLDLDVKDSQGRTPLDLAAFKGHVECVDVLINQGASILVKDFTLKRTPIHAAATNGHSECLRLLIGNADLQSAVDIQDGNGQTPLMLSVLSGHTDCVYSLLNKGANVEAKDKWGRTALHRGAVTGHEECVEALLQHSANFLVRDCKGRTPIHLAAACGHIEVLGGLLHAAQSVETLPVLTDNQGYTPLHWACYNGHDTCVEVLLEQKVFHKAEGNSFSPLHCAVIRDNEGAAEMLIDTLGPAIVTSKDSKNRTPLHAAAFTDHVECLQLLLSHNAQVNSVDATGKTPLMMAAENGQTNAVELLVSSAKADLTLQDAAKNTALHLACSKGHETSALLILEKITDRNLINATNAALQTPLHVAARNGLTVVVQELLAKGASVLAVDENGYTPALACAPNKDVADCLAHHGHHDACVSLHPDTRPPFQCH